One genomic region from Chrysemys picta bellii isolate R12L10 chromosome 16, ASM1138683v2, whole genome shotgun sequence encodes:
- the LOC101942709 gene encoding zinc finger protein 620-like, protein MAAVEPAQGLVTFEEVAVYFTKGEWALLDPAQRVLYRDVMQENYENVTSLGFPVSKSYVISQLEGGEEPWILDLQGSEENEILRSPCTAGDGVVRENEEQNPHQEAAELVEPHGALL, encoded by the exons ATGGCTGCAGTGGAACCAGCTCAG gggctggtgaccttcgaggaggtggctgtgtatttcaccaaggGGGAATGGGCTCTGCTGGATCCCGCTCAGAGAGTCCTCTACAGagatgtcatgcaggagaactatgagaatgtgacctcgctgg ggtttccagtttccaaatcctatgtgatctcccagctggaaggaggggaagagccgtggatCCTGGATCTCCAGGGTTCAGAGGAAAACGAGATCTTGAGAAGtccctgcacag CAGGTGATGGGGTGGTGAGGGAGAACGAGGAGCAGAATCCTCACCAGGAAGCTGCGGAGCTAGTAGAACCTCATGGGGCATTACTGTGA